A section of the Terriglobia bacterium genome encodes:
- a CDS encoding phage holin family protein, whose translation MLRLIVHWLLSALALVIVAHIVPGFYVSGIKAALIAALVIGFINATLGAFLKLITLPLTIVTLGIFWFVINALMLMLASRLVSGFEVRGFLAAFVGAVVLALVNMVLRALVPKREP comes from the coding sequence ATGCTCCGATTGATCGTTCATTGGCTGCTGAGCGCGCTGGCGCTGGTCATCGTGGCTCACATCGTGCCCGGGTTCTACGTGAGCGGGATCAAGGCAGCACTGATCGCGGCGCTGGTCATCGGATTCATCAACGCCACGCTGGGGGCTTTCCTGAAGCTCATCACGCTGCCCCTGACCATCGTGACGCTGGGGATCTTCTGGTTCGTGATCAATGCGTTGATGCTGATGCTGGCGTCGCGGCTGGTGAGCGGCTTCGAGGTGCGCGGGTTCCTGGCCGCGTTCGTCGGAGCCGTCGTGCTGGCGCTGGTCAACATGGTGCTGCGCGCACTGGTACCGAAGCGGGAGCCGTAG
- a CDS encoding DUF711 family protein, with translation MRSSRILRAIIILFLLCSAAFAQQKPKVRAITAFVKMDPAKMQTIVADALRMLRQVRSNLQKAGYEVETLRIATQPFPDYTRGMTRDQALAFFRDFDQLGAKEDFLPNVGPAMLDDSDDPAAADLLATAMEHATVLHGTVVVAAEDGVQWKSIRAAAHVIKRLGESGPANAGNFNFAAIAMVLPSTPFYPAAYSWGAGHRFAIATESANIVMEAFAGTGADPKIAAQRLRAALEPHLKAIETVALNAEKTTRWTYAGMDVSPAPLREVSIGTAIENFTGAPFGSSGTLTAAAVVTGVLKNLNILLTGYSGLMIPILEDATLSKRWGEGRLTIDDLLAYSSVCGTGLDTIPLPGDVTEEQLAKIIGDMATLAFRLHKPLSARLMPIKGKKAGEKAVFNDPYLVNTTIQPLP, from the coding sequence ATGCGTTCGTCTCGCATCCTGCGCGCCATCATCATTCTCTTCCTTCTGTGTTCCGCCGCGTTCGCGCAGCAGAAGCCCAAGGTCCGCGCCATCACAGCCTTCGTGAAGATGGACCCCGCGAAGATGCAAACCATCGTTGCCGACGCTCTCCGCATGCTCCGCCAAGTCAGATCCAATCTGCAGAAGGCGGGATACGAAGTTGAGACCCTGCGCATAGCCACCCAACCCTTCCCCGACTACACGCGCGGCATGACCCGCGACCAGGCCCTCGCCTTTTTCCGCGACTTCGACCAGCTCGGCGCCAAGGAGGACTTCCTTCCCAATGTCGGCCCCGCCATGCTGGACGATTCCGACGACCCCGCCGCAGCCGACCTGCTGGCTACGGCGATGGAGCACGCCACCGTGCTGCACGGCACCGTCGTGGTCGCGGCGGAAGATGGCGTGCAGTGGAAATCCATCCGCGCTGCCGCCCACGTCATCAAGCGCCTGGGCGAGAGCGGCCCGGCTAACGCCGGCAACTTCAACTTTGCCGCCATCGCCATGGTCCTGCCCTCCACGCCTTTCTATCCGGCGGCCTACAGCTGGGGCGCGGGCCACAGGTTCGCCATCGCCACCGAATCGGCCAACATCGTGATGGAAGCTTTTGCCGGAACCGGCGCCGATCCAAAGATCGCGGCCCAGCGCCTCCGCGCCGCGCTCGAGCCCCACTTGAAGGCGATCGAGACAGTCGCGCTGAACGCGGAAAAGACCACCCGCTGGACCTACGCCGGAATGGACGTCTCGCCCGCGCCCCTGCGCGAGGTCTCCATCGGAACCGCCATCGAGAACTTCACTGGCGCGCCCTTTGGCTCCAGCGGCACGCTTACCGCAGCCGCCGTCGTCACCGGCGTGCTGAAGAATCTCAACATCCTGCTCACCGGCTATTCCGGCCTGATGATCCCCATCCTGGAAGACGCGACTCTGTCCAAGCGCTGGGGCGAAGGCCGCCTTACCATCGACGATCTGCTCGCCTACTCATCCGTTTGCGGCACCGGCCTTGACACCATCCCACTCCCCGGCGACGTCACCGAAGAACAACTGGCGAAGATCATCGGGGACATGGCCACGCTCGCCTTTCGCCTGCACAAGCCGCTCTCCGCCCGCCTGATGCCCATCAAGGGCAAGAAGGCAGGCGAGAAAGCCGTGTTCAACGATCCGTACCTGGTGAACACCACCATCCAGCCGCTGCCGTAG
- a CDS encoding thiamine phosphate synthase, which produces MLLYYITDRSQFPGTDAQRRARLLEKIAQAARAGVDFIQLREKDLSARDLESLARNAAAVLRSDSKLETRNSKLLINHRTDIALAAGADGVHLRSDDISAADARSLLSRNEKLETRNWVIAVSCHTLEQVSLAAADGADFAVFAPVFEKAGRAGSGLEALRQACGHKLPVLALGGVTVENARACLEAGAAGVAGIRLFQEYDIADVVRELSRMR; this is translated from the coding sequence ATGCTCCTCTACTACATCACCGACCGCTCGCAGTTCCCCGGCACTGACGCCCAGCGCCGCGCCCGCCTGCTGGAGAAGATCGCCCAGGCTGCCCGAGCCGGCGTCGACTTCATCCAACTCCGCGAAAAAGACCTGTCGGCCCGTGACCTGGAATCCCTTGCCCGCAACGCAGCTGCAGTTTTGCGAAGCGACTCGAAACTTGAAACTCGAAACTCGAAACTCCTGATCAACCATCGCACGGACATCGCCCTCGCCGCCGGCGCCGACGGCGTCCACCTCCGCTCCGACGACATCTCCGCCGCCGACGCGCGTTCGCTTCTCTCCAGAAACGAGAAACTAGAAACTAGAAACTGGGTTATCGCCGTGTCCTGCCACACCCTGGAACAAGTTTCCCTCGCCGCGGCCGACGGCGCCGACTTCGCCGTGTTTGCTCCCGTCTTCGAGAAGGCAGGCCGTGCCGGCTCGGGACTGGAGGCGCTGCGCCAGGCCTGTGGCCACAAGCTCCCCGTCCTCGCCCTGGGCGGTGTCACCGTCGAGAACGCCCGCGCCTGTCTCGAAGCCGGCGCCGCCGGTGTCGCCGGCATTCGCCTCTTCCAGGAATACGACATCGCAGATGTTGTGAGGGAGTTGTCGAGGATGCGCTGA
- a CDS encoding PPOX class F420-dependent oxidoreductase has product MDEPLARFAGHDYLNLETFRKNGAGVRTPVWFAEKDSELLLYTLADSGKVKRIRNNPRVRIAPSELRGNLRGDWIDAQARLLDGEEARTANRLLNQKYFLKRFFDWTSKLRRTPRVYLAVRPR; this is encoded by the coding sequence ATGGACGAACCGCTCGCCCGCTTTGCCGGCCACGACTATCTGAATCTGGAGACATTCCGCAAGAATGGCGCGGGCGTGCGCACGCCCGTGTGGTTCGCGGAGAAAGATAGCGAGCTATTGCTCTACACCCTCGCCGATTCCGGCAAGGTGAAGCGCATCCGCAACAACCCGCGCGTGCGCATCGCTCCCAGCGAGCTGCGCGGCAACCTCCGCGGCGACTGGATCGACGCCCAAGCCCGCCTGCTCGACGGCGAAGAGGCCCGCACGGCCAACCGCCTGCTCAATCAGAAATATTTCCTCAAGCGCTTCTTCGACTGGACCAGCAAGCTGCGCCGCACCCCGCGCGTGTACTTGGCGGTACGTCCCCGCTAG
- a CDS encoding SRPBCC domain-containing protein, translated as MADFQGKRVIREYVQTNNAAPERVFLLLCPVREAEWVPGWECRLIHSNSGVAELGCVFTTPNEDGSEATWMTIEYEPARRIGFVWVWPKMVAARLRFELQPAGGKTHLHARYEYTGLSEEGNKEVERYTEEWFAAKMKKFEAALNHYLATGKMISAGAWE; from the coding sequence GTGGCGGATTTTCAAGGCAAGCGAGTGATTCGGGAGTACGTCCAAACCAACAATGCGGCGCCGGAGCGGGTGTTCCTGCTGCTGTGTCCGGTGCGTGAGGCGGAGTGGGTGCCGGGGTGGGAGTGTCGGCTGATCCACTCGAACTCCGGCGTGGCCGAGCTGGGATGCGTGTTCACCACGCCCAACGAAGACGGGTCGGAGGCGACCTGGATGACCATCGAGTACGAGCCGGCGCGGCGCATCGGATTCGTTTGGGTGTGGCCGAAGATGGTGGCGGCGCGGTTGCGGTTCGAACTCCAGCCCGCCGGTGGGAAAACGCATCTGCACGCGCGCTACGAGTACACCGGATTGTCGGAGGAGGGGAATAAGGAAGTGGAGCGGTACACGGAAGAGTGGTTTGCCGCCAAGATGAAGAAATTCGAGGCCGCGCTCAATCATTACCTCGCGACGGGCAAAATGATTTCGGCGGGCGCGTGGGAGTGA
- a CDS encoding DUF3857 domain-containing protein, translated as MSSLRVVLALILLLSLAAADEGSSAASRRKQASKKSSATKPLKPSSVEQPKPTDYSQEPFVFDRYNVVWRFENDGTGTREQFARIRVQSDAGVQALGQLVFGYNSANERMEVKYVKVQKADGTVVTAPPDAAQDLPSPIERDAPVYTDFREKHVTVPGLRPGETLEYDIVTTTHTPLVPGQFWLSHDFEKRTIVLDEQLEVNVPRDRNIKLKTQPGFDPKMEDEGVRRIYRWTSSHLEREKKEDPKSSAKKKAEGADRPPAVQMTTFSSWQELGKWYAELERDRVAPTPEIRAKAEELTRGKKTDLEKIEALYDYVATNFRYVSLSFGLGRLQPHPAAAILANQYGDCKDKHTLLASLLAAAGIPADAVLIHSERKLDPDVPAPSQFDHMITAIPWGDGYLWLDTTTEIAPFRMLVTNLRKKQAVAIADDGSARLVETPGDPPFLNRSEATITGKVNELGKLEATVQQRLRGDQEILLRYLFRRTPEHKWEELAQQLTAWFGLQGEVSEVKASDPANTKEPFELKYKIAVPNYVDWSSKESQTYVYLPVIGTPDVNEDAQDSPDPIRIGSPAEISVKLKLEWPLAFTVRPPVPFSVKRDYAEYAARYTVQDHTFSAERALKIAMRELPSSRARDYINFRKNVRSDEEQKLTVESQVAGTPGALKDAKADEIYDAAIAAYRNQNFEMAAQLLRRVVELEPKHKNAWNDLGQAYIAMNRMDDAIQALQKQVEAEPFHQYAYNNLGLVYWRQQRYEPAANAFQKQLEVNPLDEFAHGNLGSMYCEWGKYAEAVPELEKAISLKPDNPNLRVSLGQAYLNLEQPEKAIAAFDKAVEIAPNPTIWNNVAYQLAEKGAHLDRAQQYAESAVAAIAASLRNVTLDRLRIQETFLVSGLGAYWDTLGWVHFKKGDLDTAEKYVQAAWHLMQHGEVGDHLAQIYEKRGRKQEAIHMYVLALGAYRPLAETRPRLAALLGDDKKIDAEIAKIGPELEGLRSVRVPAIGKEAAQADFLVLLSGTKAEQVKFVKGDNKLQALAEALRLVKYDVLLPDETPTKIVRRGTMSCPAGQKECTFTMIPPDTVSSVN; from the coding sequence ATGTCCAGCCTACGCGTGGTTCTCGCCCTGATCCTGCTGCTGTCCCTGGCCGCCGCCGACGAGGGATCGTCCGCCGCCAGCCGGCGCAAGCAGGCGTCGAAAAAGTCCTCCGCCACCAAGCCGCTCAAGCCCTCCAGCGTCGAGCAGCCGAAGCCCACCGATTATTCGCAGGAACCGTTCGTCTTTGACCGGTACAACGTGGTCTGGCGGTTCGAGAACGACGGGACCGGCACCCGGGAGCAGTTTGCGCGCATCCGGGTGCAGAGCGACGCGGGGGTGCAGGCGCTGGGGCAGCTGGTGTTCGGCTACAACTCGGCCAACGAGCGCATGGAGGTGAAGTACGTAAAGGTGCAAAAGGCGGACGGCACGGTGGTGACGGCGCCGCCCGATGCGGCCCAGGATCTGCCCTCTCCCATCGAGCGCGACGCGCCCGTGTACACGGACTTCCGCGAGAAGCACGTCACGGTCCCCGGCCTGCGTCCCGGCGAGACGCTGGAGTACGACATCGTCACCACGACGCATACGCCGCTAGTGCCGGGGCAGTTCTGGCTGTCGCACGATTTCGAAAAACGCACCATCGTGCTCGACGAGCAGCTGGAAGTGAACGTCCCGCGGGACCGCAACATCAAACTGAAGACGCAGCCGGGCTTCGATCCGAAGATGGAGGACGAGGGGGTCAGGCGGATCTATCGCTGGACCAGCTCGCACCTGGAGCGGGAGAAGAAAGAGGACCCCAAGAGCTCGGCGAAGAAAAAGGCGGAGGGCGCTGACCGGCCTCCCGCGGTGCAGATGACCACCTTCTCGAGCTGGCAGGAACTGGGCAAATGGTACGCCGAGTTGGAGCGTGACCGGGTGGCGCCCACTCCGGAGATCCGAGCCAAGGCCGAAGAACTCACGCGCGGCAAGAAGACCGACCTGGAGAAGATCGAAGCGCTGTACGACTACGTGGCGACGAATTTCCGCTACGTAAGCCTGTCGTTCGGGCTCGGGCGCCTGCAGCCACACCCGGCGGCGGCGATCCTGGCCAACCAGTACGGCGACTGCAAGGACAAGCACACGCTGCTGGCCTCGCTGCTGGCGGCGGCCGGGATCCCCGCCGACGCGGTGCTCATCCACTCGGAGCGCAAGCTGGACCCGGACGTGCCGGCGCCCTCGCAGTTCGACCACATGATCACCGCCATCCCGTGGGGCGACGGCTACCTCTGGCTCGACACCACCACTGAAATCGCGCCCTTCCGGATGCTGGTGACGAACCTGCGCAAGAAGCAGGCGGTGGCGATCGCGGACGACGGCAGCGCGCGCCTGGTCGAGACCCCCGGCGATCCGCCCTTCCTCAACCGCAGCGAGGCGACCATTACCGGAAAGGTGAACGAGCTCGGCAAGCTGGAAGCGACGGTGCAGCAGCGCCTCCGCGGCGACCAGGAGATCCTGCTCCGCTACCTCTTCCGCCGCACCCCGGAGCACAAGTGGGAGGAACTGGCGCAGCAGCTCACCGCGTGGTTCGGGCTGCAAGGCGAGGTCAGCGAGGTGAAAGCCAGCGACCCGGCGAACACCAAGGAGCCCTTCGAGCTCAAATACAAGATCGCGGTGCCCAATTACGTGGACTGGTCGAGCAAGGAATCGCAGACCTACGTGTACCTGCCCGTGATCGGCACCCCCGACGTGAATGAGGATGCGCAGGATTCGCCCGATCCCATCCGCATCGGGTCGCCGGCGGAGATCTCGGTCAAGCTGAAGCTGGAGTGGCCGCTGGCATTCACGGTGCGGCCGCCGGTGCCCTTCAGCGTGAAGCGCGACTACGCGGAATACGCGGCCCGGTACACGGTGCAGGACCATACGTTCAGCGCAGAGCGTGCCCTGAAAATCGCCATGCGCGAGCTGCCGTCCAGCCGCGCGCGCGATTACATCAACTTCCGCAAGAACGTTCGCAGCGACGAGGAGCAGAAACTCACCGTCGAATCCCAGGTGGCGGGAACGCCCGGCGCACTCAAGGACGCCAAGGCGGACGAGATCTACGACGCGGCCATCGCCGCCTATCGCAACCAGAATTTCGAGATGGCGGCGCAATTGCTGCGGCGCGTCGTGGAGCTGGAACCGAAGCACAAAAACGCATGGAACGATCTGGGGCAGGCGTACATCGCGATGAATCGGATGGACGACGCCATCCAGGCGCTGCAGAAGCAGGTCGAGGCGGAGCCCTTCCACCAGTACGCTTACAACAACCTGGGGCTGGTCTACTGGCGGCAGCAGAGGTACGAGCCGGCGGCCAATGCCTTCCAGAAACAGCTCGAGGTGAACCCGCTGGACGAATTCGCCCACGGCAACCTGGGCTCCATGTACTGCGAATGGGGTAAGTACGCCGAGGCGGTGCCGGAGCTGGAGAAAGCCATCTCGCTCAAGCCGGACAACCCGAACCTGCGGGTCAGCCTGGGGCAGGCGTACCTGAACCTGGAGCAGCCGGAGAAGGCGATCGCGGCCTTCGACAAAGCCGTGGAGATCGCTCCTAACCCCACCATCTGGAACAACGTCGCCTACCAGCTGGCGGAGAAGGGGGCGCACCTGGACCGGGCGCAGCAGTACGCCGAATCGGCGGTGGCGGCGATCGCCGCCTCGCTGCGCAACGTCACGCTGGACCGGTTGCGTATCCAGGAGACGTTCCTGGTCTCCGGCCTCGGCGCCTACTGGGACACGCTCGGCTGGGTGCATTTCAAGAAAGGCGACCTCGACACGGCGGAGAAGTACGTTCAAGCGGCGTGGCACCTCATGCAGCACGGCGAGGTGGGCGACCACCTGGCGCAGATCTACGAAAAGCGCGGCCGCAAGCAAGAGGCGATCCACATGTACGTGCTGGCGCTGGGGGCGTATCGCCCGCTGGCGGAGACGCGCCCGCGGCTGGCCGCCCTGCTGGGCGACGACAAGAAGATTGACGCCGAGATCGCGAAAATCGGTCCCGAACTGGAAGGGCTGCGCTCGGTGCGCGTGCCGGCGATCGGGAAAGAGGCAGCCCAGGCGGATTTCCTGGTGCTGCTGTCGGGCACCAAGGCCGAGCAGGTCAAGTTCGTGAAGGGCGACAATAAGCTCCAAGCACTGGCCGAGGCTCTGCGCCTCGTCAAGTACGACGTCCTGCTCCCGGATGAGACACCGACCAAGATCGTCCGCCGCGGCACCATGTCGTGTCCCGCCGGGCAGAAGGAGTGCACTTTCACTATGATCCCGCCGGACACGGTGAGCTCGGTGAACTAG
- a CDS encoding DUF962 domain-containing protein yields MSAERDWIGEYSQAHQHPVNRLCHSFGIPMIAVSLALFVAAYFVRPLWPLPVALFVVGWVLQFVGHAYEKKPPEFFKDPRFLFVGLRWWFAKMRGKA; encoded by the coding sequence ATGAGTGCCGAGCGCGATTGGATCGGGGAGTATTCGCAGGCGCATCAGCATCCGGTGAACCGGCTGTGCCACAGCTTCGGGATCCCGATGATCGCCGTCTCGCTGGCGTTATTCGTGGCGGCGTACTTCGTGCGCCCGCTGTGGCCGCTGCCGGTCGCGCTGTTCGTGGTGGGATGGGTCCTGCAGTTCGTCGGGCATGCCTACGAGAAAAAGCCGCCCGAGTTCTTCAAAGACCCGCGATTCCTGTTCGTGGGGCTGAGGTGGTGGTTCGCCAAGATGCGCGGTAAAGCCTAG
- a CDS encoding TIGR00730 family Rossman fold protein has protein sequence MTDTKKPETAIAPLAYENKGFLNGPEGRGIRIMSEYYEPLARFRKERIQDTIVFFGSARFHSRSEAQDALTVLDKPGSRTPAPPHEQKMVKQAKAAVEMARYYEDARKLSYMLTKWSMTIPGKRHRFVITSGGGPGIMEAANLGAYEAGGKTIGLNIRLPYEQMPNRYVTPSLNFEFHYFFMRKYWFAYLSKALVIFPGGFGTMDELFEILTLAQTQKLAKKILVVIYGRNYWKRVINLNALIEAGTIAPGDKDLFRMADTPEEAFTTLKNGLTKFHLQAPPPAKEKEPEIAETRG, from the coding sequence ATGACAGACACCAAGAAGCCCGAAACGGCCATCGCTCCCCTGGCCTACGAGAACAAGGGGTTCCTGAACGGTCCCGAGGGCCGCGGCATCCGCATCATGTCCGAGTACTACGAGCCCCTCGCCCGCTTCCGCAAGGAGCGTATCCAGGACACCATCGTCTTCTTCGGTTCGGCGCGCTTCCACAGCCGCTCCGAGGCGCAGGACGCGCTGACCGTGCTGGACAAGCCGGGCTCGCGCACACCCGCCCCGCCGCACGAGCAAAAAATGGTCAAGCAGGCCAAAGCCGCCGTCGAGATGGCGCGCTACTACGAGGACGCGCGCAAGCTCTCCTACATGCTGACCAAGTGGTCCATGACCATTCCCGGCAAGCGCCACCGCTTCGTCATCACCTCCGGCGGCGGACCCGGCATTATGGAGGCGGCCAACCTCGGCGCCTACGAAGCCGGCGGCAAGACCATCGGCCTGAACATCCGTCTGCCTTACGAGCAGATGCCCAACCGCTACGTCACTCCCTCGCTCAACTTCGAGTTCCACTACTTTTTCATGCGCAAGTACTGGTTCGCCTACCTCTCCAAGGCGCTGGTCATCTTCCCCGGCGGCTTCGGCACCATGGACGAACTCTTCGAGATCCTCACCCTCGCCCAGACCCAGAAGCTGGCCAAGAAGATCCTGGTGGTCATCTACGGCCGCAATTACTGGAAGCGCGTCATCAATCTCAACGCCCTCATCGAGGCTGGCACCATCGCCCCCGGGGACAAGGACCTGTTCCGCATGGCCGACACTCCCGAGGAAGCGTTCACCACCCTCAAGAACGGTCTCACCAAGTTCCACCTCCAGGCCCCGCCACCCGCCAAGGAGAAGGAACCAGAGATCGCCGAAACCCGGGGGTGA
- a CDS encoding tetratricopeptide repeat protein, producing the protein MALGFGFNKTKVMASAEKYVQQGKLPNAITEYEKVVKEDPKDLTVLNTIGDLYARVGNSDHAVLYFKRVGDAYAGEGFTVKAIAMYKKLTKLTPSNTECILKLAELYTQQGLYNDARSQYVLIADHHMKSGQTEQAAKIFQKMLELDPENAAMQSKLADLYVKLGRKDEARNIFFTAAESLFARGALDQSDEALGKVLTLDPQNANALMLRGQIAVDSGDAASAVTYLEKIPDLDSRPEALRSLLKSHLLLARTQDAEPIAAKLLTVHNDLSGMTGFAEALLAKGEFEAALRVYDTHADKLLASNQQGLLEALHATIGRVKDSAPALNALRSLYLKAGDTSHLTEVTELLAHALVASNELAKGRDLYKELAETEPENPLHMQNYRQIVARLGEDAAVRPLTPEEGAQAFMVDEIEISAPPVAQQYTAEVSEAIQAALTESELLDTYNMPAKALAPLEAVLPQAPSDVTLNQRLASLYARADRFQEAARCCEVLQQIYSVAGHAPEAKQYSEMAEKYRQQAPAAPPPAAAPVFERAAAAPLVVEPGEAPAAPVSEFSIDVQPPVMEPVAEAPAEAKPVAHEIDLSGEWESMTTTEAPAPPPPEAAAPPEAAAPAGPSLADLMEEVKFYLSQSMFDEARSGLGKCEAMSQGAPGLAELRALLEAGIAAADTQKIEQVAEAPVEAPPEAPAPQAVEPSVQALVFDEASLGGAAVAEPPAELPVVEEVAPPPVIEPAPPPPPPPPQAVPAAAAPPPSVGVLSDFVLDLEESLGEDFAVGGARAPAKPAAPPTPPPPPPPPPAAAEPVAPPPPPPPPLAPVPAAAPAMAAAPAPIAAAAPAAPAVTLEHQEARSALADIFDEFKEDVEETQGEPEDPDTHYNLGVAFKEMGLMDEAIGELQKVCQAIDHGHPFAQVMQAYTWLAHCFVEKGVPQAAVKWYERALKVPGADEESKLAVYYELGNAQEAAGNKKAALDSFLEVYGSNIDYRDVAERIKALKS; encoded by the coding sequence ATGGCGCTCGGTTTCGGGTTCAACAAAACGAAGGTTATGGCGTCGGCGGAGAAGTATGTCCAGCAGGGCAAGCTTCCGAACGCCATCACGGAATACGAAAAGGTCGTCAAGGAAGATCCCAAGGACCTGACGGTGCTGAACACCATCGGGGACCTCTACGCACGCGTCGGCAACTCCGACCATGCCGTGCTGTACTTCAAGCGCGTGGGCGATGCCTATGCCGGCGAAGGCTTCACCGTCAAAGCCATCGCCATGTACAAGAAGCTCACCAAGCTCACTCCCAGCAACACCGAGTGCATCCTCAAGCTCGCCGAGCTGTACACCCAGCAAGGTCTCTATAACGACGCGCGCTCCCAGTACGTGCTGATCGCCGACCACCACATGAAGTCGGGCCAGACCGAGCAGGCCGCCAAGATCTTTCAGAAGATGCTCGAACTCGACCCCGAGAACGCCGCCATGCAGTCCAAGCTGGCTGACCTCTACGTCAAGCTCGGGCGCAAGGACGAGGCGCGCAACATCTTTTTCACCGCAGCCGAGTCGCTGTTCGCGCGCGGCGCGCTCGACCAGTCCGATGAGGCCTTGGGCAAGGTCCTCACCCTCGATCCCCAGAACGCCAACGCTCTCATGCTGCGCGGCCAGATCGCCGTCGATTCCGGCGACGCCGCCAGCGCTGTCACCTACCTGGAGAAGATCCCAGACCTCGACTCCCGTCCGGAGGCCCTGCGCTCCCTGCTCAAGTCGCACCTCCTGCTGGCACGCACCCAGGATGCCGAGCCCATCGCCGCTAAGCTGCTCACCGTGCACAACGACCTCAGCGGCATGACCGGATTCGCCGAGGCCCTCCTGGCCAAGGGCGAGTTCGAAGCCGCGTTGCGCGTCTATGACACTCATGCCGACAAGCTGCTCGCCTCAAACCAGCAGGGCCTGCTGGAAGCTCTGCATGCCACCATCGGACGCGTCAAGGACAGCGCTCCCGCTCTGAACGCGCTTCGTTCGCTGTATCTCAAGGCCGGCGACACCTCGCATCTGACCGAGGTCACCGAGCTGCTGGCCCACGCGCTGGTCGCCTCCAATGAGTTGGCCAAGGGCCGCGATCTCTATAAGGAACTGGCGGAGACGGAGCCGGAGAACCCGCTCCACATGCAGAACTACCGCCAGATCGTCGCCCGCCTGGGCGAGGATGCCGCCGTGCGTCCCCTCACTCCGGAAGAGGGCGCACAGGCCTTCATGGTCGACGAGATCGAGATCTCGGCGCCCCCAGTGGCGCAGCAATACACCGCTGAGGTTTCCGAAGCCATCCAGGCGGCCCTCACCGAGTCCGAACTCCTCGACACTTACAACATGCCGGCCAAGGCTCTGGCTCCGCTCGAGGCCGTGCTGCCCCAGGCACCCAGCGACGTAACGCTCAACCAGCGCTTGGCTTCGCTTTACGCCCGCGCCGATCGCTTCCAGGAAGCCGCCCGTTGTTGTGAGGTGCTCCAGCAGATCTACTCCGTCGCTGGCCACGCACCGGAAGCCAAGCAGTACTCGGAGATGGCGGAGAAGTATCGCCAGCAGGCCCCGGCGGCTCCGCCTCCGGCCGCCGCCCCCGTGTTCGAGAGGGCAGCAGCCGCGCCCCTCGTGGTCGAGCCTGGAGAAGCTCCCGCCGCCCCGGTCTCGGAGTTCTCCATCGACGTGCAGCCGCCGGTCATGGAGCCGGTCGCCGAGGCGCCCGCTGAAGCTAAGCCCGTGGCACATGAGATCGACCTCTCTGGCGAGTGGGAGAGCATGACCACCACAGAAGCGCCTGCCCCTCCGCCCCCCGAGGCCGCTGCTCCCCCCGAGGCCGCTGCTCCTGCCGGACCTTCCCTCGCCGACCTCATGGAAGAGGTCAAGTTTTATCTTTCGCAATCCATGTTCGACGAGGCTCGCAGTGGGCTAGGTAAGTGCGAAGCCATGTCTCAGGGAGCACCGGGGCTCGCTGAGCTGCGCGCTCTGCTCGAAGCTGGCATTGCCGCCGCCGACACCCAGAAGATCGAGCAAGTCGCGGAAGCTCCCGTGGAAGCACCCCCCGAAGCGCCCGCGCCGCAGGCCGTCGAGCCCTCTGTGCAGGCGCTGGTCTTTGACGAAGCCTCCCTGGGCGGGGCTGCCGTGGCCGAACCTCCGGCGGAGCTTCCGGTCGTCGAAGAAGTCGCGCCGCCGCCGGTCATCGAACCCGCTCCGCCGCCTCCTCCCCCGCCACCGCAAGCTGTACCTGCGGCCGCTGCCCCCCCGCCTTCCGTCGGCGTGCTGAGCGATTTCGTGCTCGACCTCGAAGAGTCTCTCGGCGAGGACTTTGCCGTAGGCGGCGCAAGAGCTCCCGCCAAGCCCGCTGCGCCTCCGACTCCGCCTCCGCCGCCGCCTCCGCCGCCCGCCGCCGCCGAACCGGTTGCTCCGCCGCCGCCGCCACCGCCTCCACTGGCGCCTGTGCCGGCCGCGGCTCCCGCCATGGCGGCCGCGCCGGCTCCCATCGCGGCCGCGGCTCCTGCCGCCCCAGCCGTCACCCTCGAGCACCAGGAGGCCAGGTCCGCCCTCGCCGATATCTTCGACGAGTTCAAAGAGGACGTGGAGGAGACTCAGGGAGAGCCCGAGGATCCCGACACCCACTACAACCTCGGCGTCGCCTTCAAGGAGATGGGCTTGATGGACGAAGCCATCGGCGAGCTCCAGAAAGTCTGCCAGGCCATCGACCACGGCCACCCCTTCGCCCAGGTCATGCAGGCCTACACTTGGCTGGCCCACTGCTTCGTCGAAAAGGGCGTGCCCCAGGCCGCGGTCAAGTGGTACGAAAGAGCGCTGAAGGTGCCCGGCGCCGACGAGGAGAGCAAGCTCGCCGTTTACTACGAACTCGGGAACGCCCAGGAAGCTGCCGGCAACAAGAAAGCCGCGCTCGACAGCTTCCTGGAGGTGTACGGTTCCAACATCGACTATCGCGACGTCGCCGAGCGCATTAAAGCGTTGAAGTCGTAG